Part of the Vigna angularis cultivar LongXiaoDou No.4 chromosome 1, ASM1680809v1, whole genome shotgun sequence genome, CGGTCTCCAAACCCAATGATCAGCCTCTTATCCTCGACGTCTTCACCGCCTCTGCTCACGGCGACTTCAACAAACTGAGAACCTTCGTCGAACAACACGGTGCCTCCGTCTCGGTTCCCGATGTTAGTGGCTATTACGCTCTTCAATGGGCCTCGCTTAACAACTTTCATGACATTGCGCACTATCTCATTCAGGTACCATTCGATAGTATTCcccttattttatttgaatggaAAATTGGGCgtttcttttttactttctgAATTTAAGTTGGTTTCGGCTTCATATGCAGCAAGTTTCGATTTTTCTTCTTAGAGTGGTTATGTGTCGTTCAAGAAATTAATAGTTTTCAGAACACTCAGTGAAGTTAGTTTATGAAGTGATTTCAGTTGAGCGTGTTTTAATTTGAACTGTACTTGTTATGAAGCATGGAGCGGATGTGAATGCTAAAGACAGCATGCAACAAACAGCATTGCATTGGGCAGCAGTTCGTGGTTCAACTGCGGCTGCTGATGTGCTTGTGGAGAATGGTGCTCAGATTGGAGCTGCTGACATAAATGGATACCGGGTATTGTCTTCCCTTGGTGGTGTACTCTTGCATAGTTGTCAATATTTGTATCAATGAATAGTTTCAGCAGAATTTACATGTTTTCAGTAATCTGGGAGGCGTGGATTGggtattttaacattttaaattattgcaTCCAAATTCATCTcctaatttgaattattgacCTTTTTTCAACTCTCGGTCTCTGTATTCTAATGTTAACTTTCCATATCCAAATCTAAAGGACTGAATAGCAACTCTATAAAgaattttatactttattatttcatattcGAATTTCTAAGTATCAGTATTTCACCCAAttaattgattgaatttataattttttttaaaacataagctTTGGTGTTTTAGTTATTAAACAATATATGTTTAGGTAAAGAAAATAAAGCCGAGTTTAGTCTATGAAATTGTGACTTATATTTTGCcaataagaataaaatcaattattaaaaagttgCTTTTAATGATTACTAAAAgctatctatattttaattatcgTCTAATAATTGCTGTCCATAAACTCTATTGGTAGACCGGTACATAATAGGTAAGCCCATGGGTTACTGTGTGAGATTAATTGGCACCTCTTCCTGTATAAGGAAAACCCTGGACTTATTCTGCCTACTACCTGTTTAAATGTTTCTACTGTTGCACTATTTTCATCATTAAATGGTTTCTGCAGGCAGTTCATGTTGCTGCACAATATGGTCAGACATCTTTCTTAAATCACATTGTAGTAAAGTACCATACCGATTTTGATGTGCCTGATAATGATGGAAGGAGTCCTCTTCACTGGTACGCCTTGAAGCTTTTTGATTGCTATGTACAATGAAGAAACCGTATTTTGACAATGACTTGGTCGTCAATGTCATGGTCCAAAATTTGcatctttcttttgcttttaatGCACTCATAAAATTGGTTAAATTCTACATAATGCACAGATTATGCTTTGGGATAAACTGTATATTTTCCtgtaaactaattatttttatggaGTATTTTGACCTATGAAATGTTTCCTTGCACTTTGAAGAGTTTTGAAGTACCTTAGGTATGTAATGTGTTGTGTCAAATTTGTTGAAGCTCACCCtaaatgatttgattttttctaataattatgGTTGCATATTCAGCAAATCCATCGAAGAAGTTGAGTTTTTtccttcgtttttttttttacttcttaatTCTCTTGTCCAGGGCCGCATATAAGGGATTTGCTGACACAATCAGATTGCTTCTATTTAGAGATGCATGCCAAGGAAGACAAGATAAAGATGGTAGGGCTAGTCAGAACTTAATTTcctatacaatttttataagtTCTCCAATTATGTATTCCTTATACCATGGGGTATCTCGTCTCTCTAGTTTTAAGTATGCTCAAAAACAGTTCAACATAGACTCTCATAATAAGCATAAACATACTTGAAGTCAATCTATAATATGCTGTGATTAGCCATCACTTAGGTGGGCACtgcatgttatatgtgattatgTTTTTGGTAATGAGTACTAAACAAGTTTGCATGATTCATGAATAATACTATATTAGATTGAAAAagctttaattattattattattattattattattattattattatgtattacTATGCATACAATGTACACAATGATTTCATGGTCTTGATGTTACTGTTTCATTGGGTTTGGATGCTGGACTAGTCTATTTGAAATCTAAGAGGCTTGAGACCCGCCTATAGTTTCAAGACTTTGTTTGGggtatatattttagtttttttgttgaTATCTTAGACTTTGTTTGACATTTGACAAATAAGTCATAGAAGTTGACtactatttttcattattacAATAGATTAAATCTTTTTGGTAATACTTTCTTAACAGGttgattttttcattttgttatagTTGTGttgatctttttctttttcgtgATGATACTCAATAAAACTGGTTTTAGGCTGTACACCGTTGCACTGGGCTGCATTAAGAGGACATGCAGAGGCGTGCGCTGTGCTTGTACATGCAGGCACAAAGGAAGAATTGATGGTGAAGGACAATGCTGGACACACCCCTGTACAACTTGCATATGATAAAGGTCATCGACATGTCGCTCCTTTCCTTGTACGTAACATTATATTAATGAGGCTGTTGGTTGTCTAATATGTTACTAACATTCTTGATGGGACTTGTAGTAATTAATAagcattttcaaatttagttttGCTAGGTGCTTGAAAGTGCTGCAATTaacagttttattttaaaattaattagggGAAAACTAGATAGCATGCTGATGATGACTTCAATACCATTTCATTAGCCAACTGTTCCAAATTCTTAAGCTGTTGTGTAAAAATACTGGAATAGCTTTTTGTAGTTAATTAACAAacctgttttatgtttttttaaactcAAGTGACACCATTAATTGTTCAGAATATTTTCTGTGTTTTCTAAAACATGGAAAAGCAATCAAGGGAAAAAAGAAGAGGTTATTTTACATGAAGGTAACATCCAAAATTTTGAATAGTTTAATGTACAAAGAATGTGATAATTGTTTAAACATGAATAACAATCTCTAATATTTATGGTAATATTGAATTACTTTCCAACTAAGTATTGTTGagacattttttttgttaaaagcTCACCTACTAATTATTAGATATTAGGTGGTTTTAATATTTAGGGTGCCTTTGTTAGagtttatttgtaatttatttggatttatcttttaataagtGCTTGCATAAGTATTTGAGAGGACTTATTCTTAGAATTTGGGCTCAGGATTAATTCTACAAAGCTGGTAAGCCGAGGACATCCTAGCCTATGAAGGACTAGTAGAGGCTATATTTTAGTCGATATAGATTTTGGGATGACACCCCCACATGCCTGAGACTAGACATCCAGATCATGGACAAATGTGGGTTACCCAATGACAATACCCCTGCATGTGTAGGAATAGACATCTAGAGCATGTACAAATGTGCAGGACTCAATAATGAatctaggatagactctaatcTCATTTTACTATTTGGACTTTGGGGCCTGTCTCAAGTATACAGAATTGGGATTGTAAGTGAAGACGGCTTAAGCCTTCTAAGTAAGGATTATATTGTCATATCTCTATTCAAAATCTAAATAGTTGTGAAAATAGATTATGATATGCTGAtacaacttattttaatatgcATTCTAGGACAGCTTATGAAAACAATATATCCAGATTTCCTCTTAATATACACGAGTGCTTATACAACTAATTCAATGAGCATTAAGTCAAATCACTATACCGATCAGGGTgctagttattttttaatattcaggTTCTTTTGAATCTTAAAAAAAGAATGTTTTGTAAGTTATATTGAAAGTATGCATTTAGTAGTCTTATAGACTTGTAAGTCATGTAGAAGTAATGGTAATGTTAATGCCCAATCCTGTGTATGATTTCTGCTGCTTCTCCTATTCCACGCTTGAGTCCAAGCAGGATAAAGTCACACTTCACTTATGAAATCATGTAATCCTATGTGCCACCCATCCTCTGTTTGCCTAATTGTTGCTTATATTGTTCACAAGTACGATTGCAATTTTCAATGTGCAATCATGGATCATTGATCTCCAGCAAGTTAGAAGCTGGGCCAAAACACccattttgaaaaccctaaaatcagtTCATTCCAGTTTTGTTTCACATCCATTTCCTTTCCGACCTGCCCTTATTGTTGGCAGGCTTCTTCTCCTTTAGTTGGTGTGTTGGAGCTTCACCCTGCACTGCTATTGCTGCCTAGGCCCTAGGCCACTGCTGATTGGGCCTCTGTTTGCAAACTTTGTTTTGCAAACTAAAGTTGTATAAAGTGAGACTTTGCCACTGTTTCTCATGCTTCTCTGATTTGTTTCTCCCTATGCTGGTTTTTGAATCAAATTGCTTTTTCTGTTCATCTGTCCTCTTATCTCTTCTCTGATTTACCTTTTTCGGACTGGAGATAACtgtatttattttgttacaaaTGGGCCTAAGCatatcatatataattataattattcttGGAATCAGACTATGACATTTAAAATGGTCCTAAGtgtttctctttatcttttattattaatgatcATTATAATATACTATAGTTATTGCTGAATGTATATTACTGCGGTTACTGTTGGAGATTCCATATCGActaaagatattatcaaattatagcGTATAAGTAGGTTGAGATAGTTTTAAAGTCCACTTTCTAAGATGCTATTAGAACCTATTCTACTTTATTGGGCCATTATTGGACAATCCATAAATATCTATTCCCATGCTTGAGATGTTGATCGAGTGTGTGTTAGAAATTCTACATCAACTAAAGATATGATCAAATTATAGTATAggtgagttaggcttaaaatccactttATATGAATATGAATTTCAGATTTAAGTTTGCTTAATGTTGTAATTTAGAAGAggttattgtttttatatttgttgtttcTTTATGCATATATGTtacatatgtatataattaACGTAAGATCTTACCATCTTGGTTACATGTTTTCATCCCCATCCCAAGTTGTATCTTAAGTTAACAACATTGCTGCCTAGTAGGATAAGATTGGGATCATCCAGAAAACTGATAAACATGTGGGATCGGCCCTCCCCGGCTAATTTGGGCAGGAAGTTCCATGTTGGACTTTTGCAACCTGGTTTAGAAAAAAGGTTTTTGTTGCTTTTACCCCTTTTTGAGTTGCAGACCCACAACTTTGCGAGTTGAGCCTAGATGAGCAAAAGCCCAATCTGGTGTTTCTTTAAGCCCCCAAATCTCTTTTCTCTTCATGTGACAGCATTTATCTCTCATTTATGTCAACATTTGAAGTTTTGAACCCCTCTTTCTGCATTCTCAATTTTGTTGACTTCTATAttttttgttcctttttcttttggttgTAAGTTCTAtgattcctttttcttttttcttatttaatactTTTGTGTATACACTTGACTGACAGAGCATTTAACCATAGTGGCACTTTGAGTTTCTTTACACATCTGAAGTTAGTTTTGTGAACGATGGGAgcatgttttatatatttgaaatcgACAAATTAATTTGAGAGCAACTATGCTGTTACCTTAAACCATCAAATTTAACTTCTTAAAAGTGCACCCCCACCGGTGACTTGTTGCACTTTGTTTATGCAGTTATACTGTTATTGGCTTCGTAACTGATTAGTGTTACACTTTTGCAGTCAAATCAACAACGGGCTCATAGCAACAACTGGAAAGGGAAACTTTGCCGTGGGGTGGTGACAGATATTGGTTATGCTCCCATCTTGTTGTGTATTATGATCTTTCTCCTGATCCTCTTCATCAACTCAGTTATCGCTGGTACTCAACTTGTACACCAATTTGCAACATCCACACTTTTGCACTCATTAATTGTTACTTGAGCTTTTTGTGGTGACTCAACTTCAATGAATCTTTTCCACTAATGCCAGCTCCTAACCTTGGAAAGATTACTGCTACTGCTGGACTTTGGGCATGGACAGCACTTTCCCTAGAAGCTGCTGCCCTGATTATGTTTTATAGGTGTAGTAGGTAGGTAATCTTCTTTTCATGTATTCTTTCTGTTTGGGTTTTTGATGTGTTGATATAAACACATATACTTTCTTTGTATTTGTGTCATGTTGGATGCCTTCTACTGATGCATGCCTGTCTCATCTTGTGAATACTCCAATAAAATTCTATAGGAACTCAGCTGAGACTTTAGGACCAAAAATTGACCAGTGTTTCATTTTCTTGTGTTCAAGTCATGTTGAACACAGTCGCTGAAGAAGAATTGTAGAATAACCATTTCTGTTTGTCAGTCTGCTTATTACAATTTACCATGAAATCACAAactgtaagaaaaaaaatatgagtttATTGATTGGAACCCTCCTGAAATCCTTGTAAGATCAATCTGATTCTTGTATGATGTAGAATGAACAGAAATGAACTGAAGTAGATACCTTAAGGACCTGAAATATTCTCCTCCAATGAATTCCAAAAATACTTGATATCCCCACCTCTGTTGGTTTCCCTCACTTCTTTCTATAACAATCGTCCCTCTAGTGGTAACTAACTGTggtaaatattttgttacatTGAGTAATGCCTTTAAGGCTATTGATTTGTGGCTTGCATCATTTAGTGATTTTTAGGGTGACTATTGACATCTGATGACATAGCAAAGTACTCAGTGATGAGCAATAAGTGCTGTGGGAATATAAACATGTTTACTTCCAATAGTTGAACTCAAAGCCAAACAACCAAGAAagacaacaaacaacaaaacagtTACATAAATACAAACGCAACTTATAGTCCAAAAATATCATGCACGGAGTCAGGGGTACTTGGCTTGAAGATGGTGAGGAGGGTGCGATAAGAATGTGATGAAATAGAAGAGGAGGACTGGATGCTATGTTGTGAGGAAGGAGTAGATTGGGGAACAAGAAAGAGGTGTGGTGTGCTCTTGCAATGtgaggaagatgaaaaataatagttttttcttttcctaaaaGCAACATGGCACATACCTAAAACAAGCAACTTAAAATagaagtaaaattattataacatgTGCCAACCGATTAGTGGGCCAACCCAACCTTGGCCTGTATGGGCTATCAGGTCAAACGAGCTAGACAATGCTTTTGTCTGTTTAGGCCACCTTTTTTGAAGCCTAACCTTGCCTTTTTTGAATTGTTTAGTTTAATCGAAGTATTTGAGTTAATGGGAGACAGAAGAGAGGAGAAACAAAGCCATTAATATGCAAACCTTGACCATTTGCAATAAAAATGTGGTCTAGGCCATCAAATTGACTtaattgatgtaaattttgaggCTCACTAGTAACATGGAAATATGCACCTGAGTTAGGGATTCATGTAGAGTTTGAGGCACCTTGTGAAGAATTCTTAGGAAGCATAACACTAGGAGTAGTTGAGTTGGCATTAGTATCTCAATTTGGGTTCTTGATAATTTGCATTAGTTCTATAAAAGCAAATATTGGCAATGTGACGATACTTGAAGCAAATTTCATTTTGGAAGTTCACAAAAATGTCTTGTACAACCTCTTCGAGAACCATCATGGCAGCCACCATTACTGCCACCTCGATCTCCATATCCACCATGACTACCACCATCGCGAGCATATCCACCATTAGAGCCACCACATTGTTCAACAATGTCACCTGAATTGGATGAGTTAGAGAGTTCATAAACTTGATTGTAGTTGACAAAGGAAGAGAACTATTTTTTCGGAACCTATTGGAATTCACGCTCAACTCAACTTCAACAGCTGGAGGTGTCTTGAACTGGCTTTCAATAACTTAAATTACTAGTGCATTATCTTGCACTACTCCTTATTCATTTCACAGAATAAAATATCCATTATTTGATTCTTTCTGTTGAGTGAGTGTGCCTTATAGTGACCGAGAGATACGATTAGGATCCTATTATCGGATTCCTAACAAGCACACACCATTGTGAGCATGTGATGCTACTCATGTATTTTATTCTATACTTGATACGAGTGAATTGAGCCAATGACTTGAGAGGACCGATTTTGACAATGTTGACTGAAACCAGGTTAGCAACATAAGAAATGATGGAAATTAGGAGTCAGTATGGAAAAAAATGAACATAAGAATATGGAAATTCTATTGAATGCAAAATCGCTAAATGTTCATTGATagtataaattcttttataactTTGACCGGGTCTGAATTTTGGAAATGCTTCTACAGTTTTGTTGTCATatattgtgttattttttttatcttgtatttGCTGTCCATATTCATGATACCAAAATATATGTTTgctatatatgtattattaaacATGATAACGTGTCCTGACTACTGAATtctcaaaaaagaaaataagattttGGAGTTCAATTCTAAAATTTCATTCAACACTACTTTATTTAATGTTACTTCAATCTTATGCAGCAAAGATCCTGGTTATATAAAACGGCTGGGAGACTTGGGTACTCAAAGTGATACTGAGGTATGCAGTCCATTTGTAGCTTTTGTTTCATTCAATATTGCTTTTGAGTGATGAATGTTTTTAGGAAAAGACTTGTACATGCAAAACAGATTGTATAAATGGAAACTATCGTTTCATGGGTCCTCCTTTTTTATTAATGGCGTCGTGGTAGTAAGTGGGGAACATAAACATATGCGTATTGCTATTGCTATTATACTACATTTATTGTAACTTTGATATCATGTGTTTCATAGAAATTACTTGGTTTTATTTCAGCAGACAATGTACGTGTCACTTGAATTGTGTTGCATGTGAGGGAACACACTCGACTTCATGCAACTCCCTTAGATTTCACTAGAGCACTGGCtagaaaaatatgattatatgtTTAATATGAATCATGCCTTGCTTTAATATAGGCtcatttacttttctttatGTTGTAAAATCttagttttatgttttacatTTTGCAGGATCCTTTATTGAATATTGATCTGAATAGTTCCTCTGTTTGGACAGGAAATTGGTCTCAACTTTGCCCTACCTGCAAGGTTTACATGATATTCTTTgtagtatatttttttctttgtagcATTTAAAGTGTCTAATTTTGACATTTCACATGCATTTAtgttttactttattatattcTCAGAATAAGTTATCACTTATCAGGGTTTCTCAAATTGTATCATCAGATAATAAGACCTGTACGATCTAAGCATTGCCCTACCTGTAAGCGATGTGTGGAACAGTTCGATCACCATTGTCCATGGATATCTAACTGTGTTGGGAAGGTAGGGGGTTTTGTGCTATCTGAATTGTTACCCACGAAATCAAAAGTGCATTTTTAtgatgaatttcttttattttcagttCTAATAACAATATATGGCAATGTGATAAATCAACAAGATTCTTTCATTCATCAATACATTTGATTTGGAAATAAGATGTCCTTCTTAACTTTCTGGTCAAATCAAGAgctgtttttcttcttttcctcagTCTATATTCTTCAAGCTTTATTTTCATACTTGGTATGGATCTTGCAGAGGAACAAAAGggatttctttattttaatctGTCTGGGAACGTTGACTTCTTCCGTTTCTGCTGCCGTTGCAGTTCAAAGTATGTCTTGAAGAACTCTTATGCACTATTCTACATACTTAAAACtgcataatttatattttcacttGAAATATATAACACTTGTTTTCTATGTCAGGAATTTGGACATCTACACCAACATTACTGGCAGGAGAAACATGGATCCATTTTATGTTAGTACAACATCCAGGTTTAGTTGTGTTTTTGGTGATGGACGCAGTTGTTTTCATTGCAGCTACAACATTAACAATAACGCAGACTTCCATGGTGATTGCTTATTCCCTCTCCgcaaataataatttagatcTGTATGTGCAAATATATTAGGGAAAATTACTgggaaacaaaaaataatttagatcTGTATGTGCAAATATATTAGGGAAAATTACTGGGaagaattatttataaatatatattaataaacatCTTCCAAGAAGGCAAAATAACCTCCTTTTGTTAGAATGACAATATTTTCTGATCAAACCTGGTAGCTTACcacaaataataagaaaaaccTCCACAGGCTCAATTCTCCTAGAAACGACTATATTTCTCTGCCTTGCTTCTGTTAAACTAGGGAAGAGAGAAACATTGAGCTGAAACAGTCTGTTTTTGACATAGCATGGGGGCTTTGTTtatattgagaaaaagaaatcaatataataaatagaggagatttgatatcctctaatattatatatgatacgggaataaataaaaaagttcctaataatacatatataatctaTATATTTCTGATTATATAGGATCATCTCCTTAGTTCTATTATTATAACACTCCTCAAACTAGAGCATAAGGATATACGCTAATGgtattttttcttattagttTTCATCATTCCTTCAGTTGAGCAACTTATCTCATACTCCATATCATAATTGTTGTGTACAAACATCTCTAATATTCAGCTTCTTACTTTCTGTTACTCTAACACCTTTAAGATAACTGGAAAGTTTTTCGTGTTTGTATATTGTAATGCAGATTGCTCGAAATGTGACCACAAATGAACTAGCAAATTCTTCCCGCTATGATTATCTTCGTGGACCTGATGGGCGATTCAGAAACCCATATAACCATGGTTGTTGGAAGAATTGTGCTGACTTCCTTTCTCTGGGATATACAAATGATGATGAAATTGCTTGGCCTCGATTACAGCAGGTGGCAACTTGAACGTTCTGCCATGCCGTGTCTATGCATCCTTTGTTATATTGTCACATAGTTTTAATTCGTAGATATGTAGATGATAGTAATTTTCGGCTAGGGTGTTCATTCACTGACACATGTACATTTTATTAGAGAGcacaaagaaataaaacattttttttttcatttggggTATCAGAAGATAACATTATTTGATTCCCTCAAGTGACAGTTGTGCTATTGTTTGGTGGGATATCCACTACTTTAGAGGGAAGTGCATTTAAAGGACTGAAACAAATGTCTTTTAACTAACACTATGCTTTGGCATGGATGAAAAATTGGTTGGTGTAAGATGTGGAAATGGAACTGAATTTTGACAGTGCTGGTCTTGAGCATTGGAACAACACTATTTAGCCTTTCCTTTGACTGGTGGGATTTATTTTAATGGTAGGCGATGGGGACTGATCTTCTGATAAGGTTTTTCATCCCTTGTTGTCTCTGCTATGACCAAATTCTCCCTTGGTGATTCATATacgtgagtgtgtgtgtgtctctctctatatatataatgtatgtTTGAAAAGGgaatgtatgtatgtatgacATCATAGTGTTTTTCAAACAAAGCATGTATTAGATGTACCTATTTTTGTGCTAATAACGGACACTTTGGTTTAATTTATTGGTATGAAAACGACAGAACGGAAAAGCTATTCATATTCTTAGGAATTTTCTCAAATGTGGTTGAATGAAAACAACAAAGGCAAACCACTAATTTATTGATGTCAGACAAAAGAGTTAGTAAAAAGTGgtttaagaaattatataatttttctatgttttgcttctgaaaaatataagaattcaattaaacaattaccttatagaaaattataataatttctaTGATGTACCCAAATAACCAAAATTAGGCTCACATCTGTTTTAGGGTACTTTAAATTTAGGTTGAGCTacgcattttttttttatctttcaggTGTGAAGGATTGTCTATCTTGCttacattaatataaaatagtattttaacaCCTCCAACTGTACAtggtaaatatattttttatatgctatcgttaaattttgtaaattaaaactATTGACTCAATTCacattttatcactaaattatCATTACTCTTACgaattttgttgtttaagtgtttTTCTTCATATATCGTCATTACGTTCTTCAATTTTTGCACATTTTACcattatagatttttttatacatttaaccattatagattttttta contains:
- the LOC108347147 gene encoding probable protein S-acyltransferase 23, with protein sequence MASSEIEVVSSSSSVSKPNDQPLILDVFTASAHGDFNKLRTFVEQHGASVSVPDVSGYYALQWASLNNFHDIAHYLIQHGADVNAKDSMQQTALHWAAVRGSTAAADVLVENGAQIGAADINGYRAVHVAAQYGQTSFLNHIVVKYHTDFDVPDNDGRSPLHWAAYKGFADTIRLLLFRDACQGRQDKDGCTPLHWAALRGHAEACAVLVHAGTKEELMVKDNAGHTPVQLAYDKGHRHVAPFLSNQQRAHSNNWKGKLCRGVVTDIGYAPILLCIMIFLLILFINSVIAAPNLGKITATAGLWAWTALSLEAAALIMFYRCSSKDPGYIKRLGDLGTQSDTEDPLLNIDLNSSSVWTGNWSQLCPTCKIIRPVRSKHCPTCKRCVEQFDHHCPWISNCVGKRNKRDFFILICLGTLTSSVSAAVAVQRIWTSTPTLLAGETWIHFMLVQHPGLVVFLVMDAVVFIAATTLTITQTSMIARNVTTNELANSSRYDYLRGPDGRFRNPYNHGCWKNCADFLSLGYTNDDEIAWPRLQQVAT